The window TCCTTGAGAACCTGCTTCGAAAGTACCACATGGACGAAAGCCTGCCTCGTCAGTATCTCCGCTTTTTAGGGGATGTAGTGAGGGGCGACCTGGGACCTTCATTTAAAAATAAAGATTTCACAGTAAATCAACTAATCGGCCAGAGTCTTCCCAATTCCCTTATATTGGGCTTAACCTCATTGACTATCGCATTAGTATTGGGTGTGCTTTTTGGCATTATTTCTGCGATTAAGCAAAATTCAGTTTTGGACTATACCACCATGTCCATTGCGGTCACAGGAATATCTGTTCCCATGTTCGTAGCAGGGCCAGTGCTGATGCTGATATTCGCAGTATGGCTAAAATGGCTCCCAACCCAGGGCTGGATCACCGGACGTCAGGGCATAAAAACGCTCATACTGCCCGCCGTTACCCTTTCCATGCCCTACTTTGCCTACATTGCCCGCTTATCCAGGGCAAGCATACTCGAAGCCCTGCGTTCGGATTATGTACGAACTGCCAGAGCCAAGGGCCTTTCCATGCCGGTTATCATGGTAAAGCATGTCCTTAAAGGCGCTCTTCTCCCGGTAGTAAGTTATTTGGGGCCTGCCTGCGCCGGTATTGTTACAGGTTCGGTAGTAGTGGAGAGCATTTTTGTTGTTCCCGGCCTGGGCACATTTTTTGTGCGTTCCGCATTGAACAGGGATTATACCCTGATTATGGGGACAGTAATTGTTTATTCCCTGATTTTGGTATTGATGAATTTTGTAGTGGATATTATTTACGGGTTCCTGGATCCCCGGATCTCATACCGGTAGAGGCAGCGCACGATGAAAAAGTTTAATTTTTCTACTACTCCAAAGGCTGATGCTGCCCTTAATGAATTCAACCAGGAAGTCAAGGCTGTTTCACTTACCCAGGATGCCTGGAAGCGGCTTAAAAAAAATAAAATGGCTGTTTTTGGCTTGGCAATTGTGCTGTTTTATTTTGCCTTGTCCGTTTTCGCGCCTTTGCTGCCTTTTTATCCTTATGAAAGGCAGGAGATTCTGCATACCTATCTGCCCCCTTCTTTTGACAGGGCAGGGAATGTGATGATCAAAATGCGGGAAGCTTACCTTGTCAAAGTAATGGCTATGGAAGGTCGTACTGAACACAATAACGCCGAAAAAAAAGAACTTGCGGCTATGCGTCTGGATATTGAGAGTAATCCTGTGCACCAGCGGATCTATATATTGGGGACTGATATTTTGGGAAGGGATATGCTTTCGCGGGTGATCTATGGCGGAAGAATTTCCATAGGCATTGGCGTATTGGGAACCATTACGGCGCTTCTTATCGGTATTTTCTTCGGTGCTGTAGCGGGCTACGTGGGCGGAAGGCTCGATGAACTCATCATGCGTTTTGTGGATGTTATGTACGGGCTTCCCTATATGTTAATTGTAATAATACTTATGGCCATTATGGGGAGGAATATATTTATCCTTTTTATGGCAATTGCTTTAGTATCCTGGCTTACCATCGCCCGGGTTGTGCGGGGGCAGATCATTTCCCTTAAAAATGCCGAATTTGTGCAGGCTGCCCAATCCGTGGGCGCCGGTACTGCAAGAATAATCAGAAAACATTTGCTCCCCAATACTTTGGGGATTATCATAGTATATTCCACCTTATCCCTCCCGAGCTTCATCATGAACGAGAGTTTCCTTTCCTTTTTGGGGCTGGGCGTTTCTGCGCCTTTGGCGTCCTGGGGCTCCCTGGTTTCGGAAGGGGTCAAGGGAATGGAACTCTACCCATGGCTGCTCATTGCCCCCGCAGTAGCAATGACCGTGTTCCTCTTCGCCATGAACTTTTTGGGCGACGGCTTAAGGGATTCTTTTGATCCCCAAAGCAAGAACAGGGTTTAGGGGGGGATATGGCAAACAGCATTGACCTTGAGAACAGCGAGACCGTACTGGAGGTAAAAAATCTCAGGACCCATTTCTTCACCGGCGATGGCGTGGTAAAGGCGGTAGACGATGTGAGCTTCTCCCTTCGCAAGGGGGAGGTCATGGGCATAGTGGGAGAATCGGGTTCAGGCAAATCGGTTACGAACCTTTCCATAATGAACCTGGTGCAGACGCCTCCGGGCAAAATCGTGGGCGGGGAAGTGCTTTTCCATGGGGATGATATACTCAGGATGAACGAGAAGCAAATCCGTTCCATACGGGGTGCGAAAATCTCCATGATCTTCCAGGACCCCATGACAAGCCTCAACCCTTTCCTGCGGATTTCTACCCAGATGATCGAAACCCTGCGGCTCCACGAAAAGCAATCAAAAAAGGAAGCCAAGAAACGAGCCATAGAGATGCTTACCCTGGCCGGCATTCCCGCTGCGGAACAGCGCATAGACGCCTACCCCCACCAGTTTTCAGGCGGCATGTGCCAGCGGGTGATGATTGCCATGGGGCTTTCCTGCAACCCTGAAATACTCATTGCTGATGAGCCTACAAGCGCGCTTGATGTTACCATACAGGCCCAGATTCTGGATTTGATGAAGGGCCTTACCAATAAATTCGGAACCGCAGTAATACTCATAACCCATTCCCTGGGCGTGGTGGCGGGTATGTGCGATACTATTTATGTCATGTATGCGGGCCGTGTTGTGGAGCGGGGCCTTACAGCGGATATTTTCGAAAATCCCCGCCACCCCTATACACGGGGGCTTATCAAATCAGTACCCAGGCTTGACAGGCAGAACCAGGATCGGCTCTTTTCCATTCCGGGCCAGCCGCCCAATGTGATAGACCTGCCGCCCTGCTGCCCCTTCTTCCCCCGCTGCCCTGATGCAAAGGGTATCTGCAAAACCCAATACCCCGATGAAACCGATTACGGCTCGGGCCACAGGGCAGCCTGCTGGAACAATGGGGGTGCGGCATGAATGACAATCACGACACAGATTTACTGAGGGTCGAAAACCTCCGTATGCATTTCCCCGCAGGTACTAAAGGTTTTATAAAAAGAGAAAAGCAATTTATTTACGCAGTGGATGGCATTTCTTTTTCCATCGGGAAAGGCGAAACCCTGGGCCTTGTAGGCGAATCAGGCTGCGGCAAATCCACAGTGGTCAGGGCATTGGCAAGGCTCTATACCCCCACATCGGGGGATGTGTACCTCCATGGCAAGAATTTTTCTACCATGAACAAGCGGGAGCTCCTGGAAGCCCGCAGGAATATGCAGATCGTTTTCCAGAACCCCTACGCTTCACTCAACCCCCGCATGACCACTGCGGATATCATCGCGGAACCCATGCGCATATACCGCAGGCTGGGGCTCCTTGAGATGGCGGACGGGGAGATCGAAAACAGGGTAGAAAAACTCATGGATCTGGTAGGGCTTTTGAAATTCTACAAAAACCGCTACCCCCACGAATTTTCGGGAGGTCAACGGCAGCGCATAGGCATTGCCCGCTCCCTGGCTTTGAACCCCCAGCTTATTTTGGCGGACGAGCCTGTCTCGGCCCTGGATGTTTCCATACAGGCCCAAATTTTGAATCTCTTTAAGGATATACAGAAAGAATTCGGCCTCTCGTATCTTTTTATTGCCCACGATCTTGCGGTCATCGAATATATTTCCGACCGCATCGCGGTAATGTATCTGGGAAAAATTGTGGAAATGAGCGGATACCAGGATCTCTATAAAAATCCGCTGCATCCCTACACTCAGGCACTTTTGTCTTCAGCGCCCATACCGGACCCGAAGATTGAGGCTGAGCGCAAACGTATTATTTTGACAGGGGATGTGCCCTCACCTAACGTGCAGAGGCCGGGCTGTTATTTCTACGACCGCTGCCCCCGCCGCATGGATAAATGCAAACAGGAGCAGCCGGTTTTAAAAACTGTTACAGAAGGCCACCAGGTGGCGTGCTTCTTACAGGAGTGACAATTTACTTTTTAAGACTCTCCAGCCAATTGGTGTATTCATTAACCAAAGCGTCATACTGTTTAAGCAAATCTTCCAATTCACCTCGGAGCTTGCTGACAATTTCAGCAGATGGCTCTGAATTGCGGACAGCGGCTTGCAACGATGTGCTTTTACGCTGCATCTGTACCAAAAGGTCATTATATTGCCTTTCATATTCCGTGCGCTTGGCGTCATTCTGGACACGATCATTATCTATATTTGCCTGATCCAAAATAGAATGGTACTTGGTGGAATTATGATCCATGCGGTTGCCAAGATCAGTATACCTGTCCCATGCAAAAACCGATGAAGCCATCCCTAAAATCAACGCAATTAAAATTAATTTTCTCATAACAATATCTCCTTGTTGTATGACCTTTAGTTATCCTGGGCTTTAAGATCCTGGGGGAAGCCCGCGATCTTTTTGGCATCCGCATTGGTGGCAGCGATTTTGATCTGCCCCGAAACGATCTGCTGTTTCACCTGCTGAAGCTGCGACTTAATATCGGCAGTGATGGCAGGGTTGGTGGTGGAATAGCCCACGCCTTCAGCCTTAAGATCCAGGGTGATGACTTCGCCTTTAAAGGCATTGTTCTTTACGGCATTGAGGCCGTAGACAAGGCTCGTCTCTACTTGCTTAAGCATGGAGGTGAGAACCGCCGATTCCGTAGAATTGGGGAGGAGCCCTTCTTCGTGCTGATCGGAATCGACGCCTATGGCCCATACATTGCGGCCTGCCTGGCGGTATTCTTTGGCCTGGGCAATGGTGCCATTGCCTGAACCGCCGGCTGCGGAATAGATGGCGTAAACACCGGAATCATACCAGTTCTTGGCCTGTGTTTTGGCAAGGGCAGGTTCGCCCCAGCTATTCACGTAGTAGTCCACGATCTGGGCATTGGGGAATACGGAAAGTATACCCTGCACATAGCCTACCTCAAATTTGGTAATGGTTGTGCCGGGCACGCCGCCTATAAAACCGAAGCGGGGATTGGCAATATTGTCGGCTTTGGCCTTGAGGGCTGCGGCGACGCCTACGAGGTAGGAGCCTTCATGCTCGGCAAACATCGCCTGAAGAACGTTGGGGAGATTTACCCAGTCAACGTCAACGATCATGTACTTCTGATTGGGGTTCTGGGCGGCAACTTCCGCCAGGGCGTCGGCAAAGGTAAAGCCCGTGGTAACGATGAGGCTGTAGCCTTCGTCAGTGGCCTGCCTGATATTGGGGATATACATATCCTGGGTCTGGGCGGTTACCACATCGTAGGATTTTCCCCTCTTGGTGGTGTTCTGCCAGGTATCGCCGTAGAATTCCAGGATGCCCCGCCAGGCGGCTGCATTGAAGGATTTGTCGTCAATGCCCGTGGCGTCTGTGAGCAAGCTGACAGTTACTTCCGGGGCAGCCGGAACGGCTGTAGTAGCCGGGGCAGCCGAAGTCGAGGCAGGGGCGGCCTTTTTATTGCACGCCGCCGTTACCAGGGCGACGGCAACCAGCGCCGCAACAACAATTCCATTAAGTATCCTTTTCATAATATTCCTCCTATTTAAACAATATGAATCATGTTTTAATGATACTTCATTGCGGCTTACAGGTCAAGAAACCCTGGATTCAGGCATCATTGTTTTTTGAAGAATTTTATAGTATAGTAGAATCAGGGTTACTATAACCTGGCATGTTTGTTTTTTAGAGAGAGAAGGATTATATGATACAAAAAAAGATATTGACTATCCTGGCCGTCTTTTCGTTGGCATTGCCGGTTTTCGGTCAAAGCGACGGATGGACCCCCTTTGGCGCGAATACTGCCCAGGATCTTTATGCTCCCTCGATGGCAGGCAGGGGCGGTTATACCACATCCAAAGGCGGCGCCCCGGCAAGCGCCCTGAACCCAGCTGCTGAAGGCGACGCCCAGCGTCTTATCTTCGATATTGGGTATATGGGCCTCCCCGGTTTGGGGGATGAATCAGGATTCGGGAATGCCCTGAACCTGGGCGCTATAATCCCCACCAGGGTGGGCGTTTTCGGCGGCTCTATCCGCTTTCTTCAAAGTCCCTTCGACTCTTTCTCCGTGGCAACTTCTTTCCAGGCAAACCTGAATGCCGCCAAAGAACTCTACCCCGGCTTGAGCCTGGGCCTGGGCCTCAATTTCGGCTTCAACACTGTGGAAACCTGGATGGCCGCTGCGGATCTCGGCTTCCGCTATAATATAGGGAACCTGGGGGCTCTTGAGAATTTCACCTGGGCCTTGGTCCTGCGCGGTTTGGGCAAAAGCTGGATCCCCTCCATGTTGACCCCTGCCGCAGGTCTTTCTTTCGATTTTGTCCACATAGAAGGTGACGGGGACAAGGCTGATCCCCTTAGGATAGGTTTTGCCGCCGATGTATACCTCCCAACTTTCCAGAATTTTGGGGGCAAACTGGGGCTTAACCTTACCATCGCGGAAATTGTTACTATTTCAACATCTACCCAATTCAATCTTAAGGAAGGAATCGAGGGGAACCCTCCCTCGCCAATCCCTTCCATTGGAATCGCGGCCAACATCAAGCTTAAGTCAGGTGGGCGGCGCCTTGTGGGCGGAACTCTGCCGTCTGATGGCGAACTGGCTGTGGACATTGCGGCAAAGCCTCTTTACAACGGCATTTGGGCCATGGGCGGCGGGGTCACCTGGACTGTAGGCGTGGCGGACAAGACTCCTCCTGCCATATCCATTGATTACCCTGAGACCATCTGGATATCCCCGAACAACGACGGGAAAGCCGACGATCTCGAATTCCCCATTGCCATTACCGATCAGCGCTATATAGAAGAATGGGTCATGGAAATTTCCGATGAATCGGGCGAAGTGGTCAGGACCTACAGGAACAAGGAGAGAAGGCCCGAAACCCAGGGGGTAAGGAATTTCTTCAGCCGCCTTACAGATGTCAAGTCCGGGGTTGAAATACCCCCCACCCTGCGCTGGGACGGCATACTTGAATCTGGCGAAACTGCCCCTGACGGCAAGTACACCTTTGCCATCACTGCCTCTGACGACAATGGCAACACTGCGGTATCCGCTTTTTATGAAGCGATGATTGACAACACAGCGCCTTCCATCACCATAGAGCCCTTTGCCGATGGCGGGAACATCTTCTCCCCTGACGGCGACGGCAACAAGGATACGCTCTCCATCGCCATGTCCGGTTCCGCCGAGGACCTCTGGGAAGGGGCAATATATGACGCCACCGGCGTCAAGATTCGCGGCTTCAACTTTGAAAACAAAGCGCCTGCGGCCATCACCTGGAACGGCACTGATGAAAACGGCGACATAGTGCCCGACGGTGTTTACAGCTTCAGGATTGCGGCCACCGACAAGGCCCAGAATTCCGAAAGCGCCGAACTGGGGAACATCATTGTCAGCACCATACAACCCCAATCAGCCATCACCATTGGCGATGCCTGGTTCTCCCCCAACGGCGACAACATCAAAGACACCATTGGCCTCACCCTGGTTGTTCCCGTTAAAGAAGGAATCGTAGGCTGGGAAGTCCTCATCAAGGACAGCGCGGGCAGCACCCGCAGGACTATTTCGGGAACCAACGACCTCCCGGCGCGGATTGAATATGATGGAAGGAACGACACGAACATAGTCCTGGGCGAAGGGGTCTATGGGGCCAACCTCTCGGTGCGCTACCGGAACGGCTATGTGTCAACTGCCTCGTCCCCCTCGTTCACCCTGGATATTACAGCCCCAAGGGCATCGGTACGCATCGAAGATCCCGACTTGGCCCCCGGAGGCACCGCAGTGTTCTCCCCCAACAACGACGGCAGCAAAGACGAACTCATACTTATACAGGAAGGCTCCAACGAGCTTTCGTGGATAGGGGAAATCAGGAAGGCCGGCCAGACCACAGGGCCCGCAGTGCGTTCGTTCCGCTTCAACGGAACGCCTTTGACGCGCCTTGTATGGGACGGCATGGACAATGCCGGCGCCCTGTCCCCGGATGGAACCTATGTGTATGAACTTTTCTCCACAGACCCCGCAGGTAACTCGGGCAGATCCAACAGGGTCAACTTTGAAATATTCACTAAGGATACACCGGTATTCCTGGCCACAGATCTCAGGGCTTTCTCGCCCAACGGTGATGGCGTGCGGGATACCATCAACTTCCAGCCCCAGATCCAGGAAGCCACAGGCATCTTGAACTGGAAGATTGAAGTCCAGAACATAGACAACAGCTCGGGCCGCAGCATTAGCTCGTCAGCATCCACGG is drawn from Leadbettera azotonutricia ZAS-9 and contains these coding sequences:
- a CDS encoding BMP family lipoprotein, translating into MKRILNGIVVAALVAVALVTAACNKKAAPASTSAAPATTAVPAAPEVTVSLLTDATGIDDKSFNAAAWRGILEFYGDTWQNTTKRGKSYDVVTAQTQDMYIPNIRQATDEGYSLIVTTGFTFADALAEVAAQNPNQKYMIVDVDWVNLPNVLQAMFAEHEGSYLVGVAAALKAKADNIANPRFGFIGGVPGTTITKFEVGYVQGILSVFPNAQIVDYYVNSWGEPALAKTQAKNWYDSGVYAIYSAAGGSGNGTIAQAKEYRQAGRNVWAIGVDSDQHEEGLLPNSTESAVLTSMLKQVETSLVYGLNAVKNNAFKGEVITLDLKAEGVGYSTTNPAITADIKSQLQQVKQQIVSGQIKIAATNADAKKIAGFPQDLKAQDN
- a CDS encoding ABC transporter ATP-binding protein, translating into MANSIDLENSETVLEVKNLRTHFFTGDGVVKAVDDVSFSLRKGEVMGIVGESGSGKSVTNLSIMNLVQTPPGKIVGGEVLFHGDDILRMNEKQIRSIRGAKISMIFQDPMTSLNPFLRISTQMIETLRLHEKQSKKEAKKRAIEMLTLAGIPAAEQRIDAYPHQFSGGMCQRVMIAMGLSCNPEILIADEPTSALDVTIQAQILDLMKGLTNKFGTAVILITHSLGVVAGMCDTIYVMYAGRVVERGLTADIFENPRHPYTRGLIKSVPRLDRQNQDRLFSIPGQPPNVIDLPPCCPFFPRCPDAKGICKTQYPDETDYGSGHRAACWNNGGAA
- a CDS encoding FlgD immunoglobulin-like domain containing protein; translated protein: MIQKKILTILAVFSLALPVFGQSDGWTPFGANTAQDLYAPSMAGRGGYTTSKGGAPASALNPAAEGDAQRLIFDIGYMGLPGLGDESGFGNALNLGAIIPTRVGVFGGSIRFLQSPFDSFSVATSFQANLNAAKELYPGLSLGLGLNFGFNTVETWMAAADLGFRYNIGNLGALENFTWALVLRGLGKSWIPSMLTPAAGLSFDFVHIEGDGDKADPLRIGFAADVYLPTFQNFGGKLGLNLTIAEIVTISTSTQFNLKEGIEGNPPSPIPSIGIAANIKLKSGGRRLVGGTLPSDGELAVDIAAKPLYNGIWAMGGGVTWTVGVADKTPPAISIDYPETIWISPNNDGKADDLEFPIAITDQRYIEEWVMEISDESGEVVRTYRNKERRPETQGVRNFFSRLTDVKSGVEIPPTLRWDGILESGETAPDGKYTFAITASDDNGNTAVSAFYEAMIDNTAPSITIEPFADGGNIFSPDGDGNKDTLSIAMSGSAEDLWEGAIYDATGVKIRGFNFENKAPAAITWNGTDENGDIVPDGVYSFRIAATDKAQNSESAELGNIIVSTIQPQSAITIGDAWFSPNGDNIKDTIGLTLVVPVKEGIVGWEVLIKDSAGSTRRTISGTNDLPARIEYDGRNDTNIVLGEGVYGANLSVRYRNGYVSTASSPSFTLDITAPRASVRIEDPDLAPGGTAVFSPNNDGSKDELILIQEGSNELSWIGEIRKAGQTTGPAVRSFRFNGTPLTRLVWDGMDNAGALSPDGTYVYELFSTDPAGNSGRSNRVNFEIFTKDTPVFLATDLRAFSPNGDGVRDTINFQPQIQEATGILNWKIEVQNIDNSSGRSISSSASTVRTITGNSSVPANIPWNGRTDSGAMASDGTYVARLDLEYRSGNKPSALSRAFTLDTQAPQADLSLPFTLFSPNGDGKRDFLPIQVNTQGNDEWNAVITDSRNAIVRSWNWTGRAPAIPLPWDGTDQMGNNVPDGTYTFTLSSTDEAGNSTRKTLTGISVDARIPRVFLTASTQAIAPKANTSTDAMRFNLMLQPQEGIESWKLELKNEQNQIVRTFSGTASAPPASIGWSGTDDRGILREGKYIPTITVSYIKGDVVIVSAPQVTVDITGPVLTWTSRPQYFSPDNDGVEDELYISLTAQDASPIANWRVDIRETEGTKQLFYRIEGRGSPSDRIVWDGRSNRGELVQAATDYSYTYTAADTLGNSSTIEGMFSTDVMVIRDGNMLKIQVPSITFRANEADFDGLPAERIETNTRVLRRIAEILNKFRDYRITVEGHANPVLGTAKEETEELQPLSLRRANAIIEQLVNYGVSRGRLSSVGRGGTRTVVSPADLDNRWKNRRVEFILNK
- a CDS encoding ABC transporter permease: MKKFNFSTTPKADAALNEFNQEVKAVSLTQDAWKRLKKNKMAVFGLAIVLFYFALSVFAPLLPFYPYERQEILHTYLPPSFDRAGNVMIKMREAYLVKVMAMEGRTEHNNAEKKELAAMRLDIESNPVHQRIYILGTDILGRDMLSRVIYGGRISIGIGVLGTITALLIGIFFGAVAGYVGGRLDELIMRFVDVMYGLPYMLIVIILMAIMGRNIFILFMAIALVSWLTIARVVRGQIISLKNAEFVQAAQSVGAGTARIIRKHLLPNTLGIIIVYSTLSLPSFIMNESFLSFLGLGVSAPLASWGSLVSEGVKGMELYPWLLIAPAVAMTVFLFAMNFLGDGLRDSFDPQSKNRV
- a CDS encoding ABC transporter permease; amino-acid sequence: MGRFVLRRLISIIPTMFIIVTVSFFMMRAAPGGPFSREKEVPPAVLENLLRKYHMDESLPRQYLRFLGDVVRGDLGPSFKNKDFTVNQLIGQSLPNSLILGLTSLTIALVLGVLFGIISAIKQNSVLDYTTMSIAVTGISVPMFVAGPVLMLIFAVWLKWLPTQGWITGRQGIKTLILPAVTLSMPYFAYIARLSRASILEALRSDYVRTARAKGLSMPVIMVKHVLKGALLPVVSYLGPACAGIVTGSVVVESIFVVPGLGTFFVRSALNRDYTLIMGTVIVYSLILVLMNFVVDIIYGFLDPRISYR
- a CDS encoding ABC transporter ATP-binding protein, producing MNDNHDTDLLRVENLRMHFPAGTKGFIKREKQFIYAVDGISFSIGKGETLGLVGESGCGKSTVVRALARLYTPTSGDVYLHGKNFSTMNKRELLEARRNMQIVFQNPYASLNPRMTTADIIAEPMRIYRRLGLLEMADGEIENRVEKLMDLVGLLKFYKNRYPHEFSGGQRQRIGIARSLALNPQLILADEPVSALDVSIQAQILNLFKDIQKEFGLSYLFIAHDLAVIEYISDRIAVMYLGKIVEMSGYQDLYKNPLHPYTQALLSSAPIPDPKIEAERKRIILTGDVPSPNVQRPGCYFYDRCPRRMDKCKQEQPVLKTVTEGHQVACFLQE